In bacterium, a genomic segment contains:
- a CDS encoding dihydrodipicolinate reductase: MPHRVIVWGTGNVGVPALRIVLANPALELAGVIVSNPAKVGRDAGALCGLPPTGVRATDDVAAALAVGADAVAYCASGDLRPTEALDDVERCLRAGLNVVSTAIYPLYDPLSAPAALRERIADACAAGQASIFVSGVDPGYINDVVPLLLSGLCERIDEIRAFELFNYSSYAQPEAVRNLVGLGQPMDATPPMLAPGVPTMVWGAPIRLMARGLGLTLDAIRETVEKRPLPRTVTTRLGEFDAGTMGAFRLEIQGIVGGRPLLVIDHVTRIVNDIAPEWPMPKGDGAHGVTITGRPNLTVTFDPEDDTGSAAGGGNTTAAARIVNAIPFVCQAAPGLLDALQVPLAIGRGLVRA; this comes from the coding sequence ATGCCGCATCGGGTGATCGTCTGGGGAACCGGCAACGTCGGCGTGCCGGCGCTGCGCATCGTGCTCGCCAATCCGGCGCTGGAGCTGGCCGGCGTCATCGTCTCCAATCCCGCCAAGGTCGGCAGGGACGCGGGCGCGCTCTGCGGCCTGCCGCCCACCGGCGTGCGCGCGACCGACGACGTCGCCGCCGCGCTCGCCGTCGGCGCCGACGCCGTCGCCTACTGCGCCTCGGGCGACCTGCGGCCGACCGAGGCGCTCGACGACGTCGAGCGCTGCCTGCGCGCCGGGCTCAACGTGGTCTCGACGGCGATCTACCCGCTCTACGATCCGCTGTCGGCGCCCGCGGCGCTGCGCGAGCGGATCGCCGACGCCTGCGCTGCCGGACAGGCCTCGATCTTCGTCTCCGGCGTCGATCCCGGCTACATCAACGACGTCGTCCCGCTGCTGCTCAGTGGCCTGTGCGAGCGCATCGACGAAATCCGCGCCTTCGAGCTGTTCAACTACTCGAGCTATGCCCAGCCGGAGGCGGTGCGCAACCTCGTCGGGCTGGGCCAGCCCATGGACGCGACGCCGCCGATGCTCGCTCCCGGCGTGCCGACGATGGTCTGGGGCGCGCCCATCCGCCTGATGGCGCGCGGCCTCGGCCTCACCCTCGACGCCATCCGCGAAACGGTCGAGAAGCGGCCGCTGCCGCGCACCGTCACGACGCGGCTCGGCGAATTCGACGCCGGCACCATGGGCGCCTTCCGACTCGAGATCCAGGGGATCGTCGGCGGCAGGCCGCTGCTGGTGATCGACCACGTCACCCGCATCGTCAACGACATCGCGCCCGAATGGCCGATGCCGAAGGGCGACGGCGCCCACGGCGTCACCATCACCGGCCGCCCCAACCTGACGGTCACCTTCGACCCCGAGGACGACACCGGCAGCGCCGCCGGCGGCGGTAACACCACCGCCGCGGCGCGCATCGTCAACGCCATCCCGTTCGTCTGCCAGGCGGCCCCGGGACTGCTCGACGCGCTCCAGGTGCCGTTGGCGATCGGCCGCGGCCTGGTGCGGGCGTAG
- a CDS encoding isoprenylcysteine carboxylmethyltransferase family protein: MIRRASIFAYGVACYVVFFATFLYAVGFIGDFGVPRTIDGPPQRSLAAAILINLGLLGLFAVQHSVMARRGFKRWLRRVIPEPAERSTYVLASSAALLLLFWQWQPIGGVVWSLESGLARTLAYGVFAVGWATILFCTFLINHFDLFGLRQVWLALLDRPYTPLRFSTPSLYRVVRHPLYVGWLLAFWATPTMTAAHLLFALATSAYILIAIRLEERDLVSAHGAAYEAYRERVPMLIPRPARRQRSVPAAPRPA; the protein is encoded by the coding sequence ATGATTCGGAGAGCGAGCATCTTCGCGTACGGTGTGGCCTGCTATGTCGTGTTCTTCGCCACGTTCCTCTATGCCGTCGGCTTCATCGGCGACTTCGGCGTGCCGCGCACCATCGACGGACCGCCGCAGCGGTCGCTGGCGGCGGCGATCCTGATCAACCTGGGGCTGCTCGGCCTGTTCGCGGTCCAGCACAGCGTCATGGCGCGGCGGGGCTTCAAGCGCTGGCTGAGGCGCGTCATTCCCGAGCCGGCCGAGCGCAGCACCTACGTCCTGGCGTCGAGCGCGGCGCTGCTGCTGCTCTTCTGGCAATGGCAGCCGATCGGCGGCGTGGTGTGGTCGCTGGAGAGCGGGCTGGCGCGGACGCTGGCCTACGGCGTCTTCGCCGTCGGTTGGGCGACCATCCTGTTCTGCACCTTCCTGATCAACCACTTCGATCTGTTCGGCCTGCGCCAGGTCTGGTTGGCGTTGCTCGACCGGCCGTACACGCCGCTGCGATTCAGCACTCCCAGCCTGTACCGGGTCGTCCGCCACCCGCTCTACGTCGGCTGGCTGCTCGCCTTCTGGGCGACGCCGACGATGACCGCCGCCCACCTGCTGTTCGCCCTGGCGACCAGCGCCTACATCCTGATCGCGATCCGCCTCGAGGAGCGGGACCTGGTGTCCGCGCACGGCGCCGCGTACGAGGCCTACCGCGAGCGCGTTCCCATGCTCATCCCGCGCCCCGCCCGCCGGCAGCGGTCGGTTCCGGCGGCGCCGCGCCCCGCCTGA
- a CDS encoding GFA family protein, protein MADDDESEPHPVRAMSAARPQPSRARRRESGDCQSIDTGPVLSAAVDVAIVPPAVAALGVPGRRLRRRRWDSQIERPDDCRPSRPRISIGSRAASAAGAARTALVAEEAAVDLGAAIHLRARHGGRGERGAVDGALQGGAEVRLADRRLLRRLDVAGRDHQARLALAQRDGRVDAGVVAGVGGDGQVGFAVDAANQGPQQVPRLVQCQSHPASLRASWRSRLRRNARRRSELHTLFGTPPESRMACAPWRLCHGQVEGAGAAEPVDAAPGGDSTDVRAARWRRRWDAAYSEPAIHLRREEEAMSRASCLCGAVTWELTGPFVFMHHCHCGRCRKAHGTPFATYLGGPADGFRLAGVERVVTWAAQPGASRSFCGRCGSVVPGAPFNGLVFSPAGNFLEDPGERPGDHIFVGSKAPWYEIADDLPRFDAYPSGVDLAVLPDPPPSEPPPGTVRGSCLCGAVAFTLAAPAQFARYCHCGRCRRARSAAHAANMAVPLDAVRYTRGADRVASYKLPEADRFAQAFCRTCGSPMPQPYAARGIAVVPMGALDDPPGVQPSAHIFVDSRAPWFTIADALPQHAAYPPA, encoded by the coding sequence ATGGCCGACGACGACGAATCCGAGCCACACCCCGTCAGGGCGATGAGCGCCGCGAGACCACAGCCGAGCAGGGCGCGGCGGCGCGAGAGCGGTGACTGCCAATCGATCGACACCGGACCAGTCCTTTCCGCGGCTGTCGACGTCGCGATCGTTCCCCCCGCCGTCGCCGCACTTGGAGTGCCTGGTCGACGGTTACGCCGGCGCCGCTGGGACAGTCAAATCGAACGGCCGGATGATTGCCGGCCGAGTCGACCGCGGATATCGATCGGTTCCCGAGCGGCCTCAGCGGCGGGGGCTGCGCGGACCGCCCTGGTTGCGGAAGAAGCCGCCGTCGATCTCGGGGCCGCGATTCACCTTCGTGCTCGCCATGGGGGGCGCGGCGAACGTGGCGCGGTCGATGGCGCGCTTCAGGGTGGTGCGGAGGTTCGACTTGCTGATCGTCGACTCCTGCGCCGCCTCGATGTCGCGGGCCGCGATCACCAGGCTCGCCTTGCTCTTGCGCAGCGTGATGGTCGCGTTGACGCCGGGGTCGTCGCCGGTGTGGGCGGTGACGGTCAGGTCGGCTTTGCGGTCGATGCTGCGAACCAGGGTCCACAACAGGTTCCTCGCCTCGTCCAGTGTCAAAGCCATCCTGCCTCCTTGCGCGCCTCGTGGCGCTCTCGTCTGCGCAGGAACGCGCGGCGACGCAGTGAACTTCATACCCTATTCGGAACGCCACCAGAGTCAAGGATGGCCTGTGCGCCGTGGCGCCTGTGCCATGGGCAGGTCGAGGGGGCAGGAGCAGCCGAGCCTGTGGATGCGGCGCCTGGCGGAGACTCCACGGACGTGCGAGCGGCGCGCTGGCGTCGACGGTGGGACGCGGCGTACAGCGAGCCAGCAATTCATCTGCGGCGCGAGGAGGAGGCGATGAGCCGAGCCAGTTGCCTGTGTGGGGCGGTGACGTGGGAGCTCACCGGTCCGTTCGTCTTCATGCACCACTGCCACTGCGGTCGCTGCCGCAAGGCGCACGGGACGCCGTTTGCGACCTACCTCGGTGGGCCGGCGGACGGCTTCCGGTTGGCCGGCGTCGAGCGCGTCGTCACCTGGGCGGCGCAACCCGGCGCGTCGCGATCGTTCTGCGGCCGCTGCGGTTCGGTGGTGCCGGGCGCGCCGTTCAACGGCCTCGTCTTCTCGCCCGCGGGGAACTTTCTGGAGGATCCGGGCGAGCGGCCCGGCGATCACATCTTCGTCGGATCGAAGGCGCCGTGGTACGAGATCGCCGACGACCTGCCGCGCTTCGACGCCTATCCGTCCGGCGTCGACCTGGCGGTGCTGCCGGATCCGCCGCCCAGCGAGCCGCCGCCGGGGACGGTGCGCGGCAGTTGTCTGTGCGGCGCGGTCGCCTTCACGCTCGCGGCGCCGGCGCAGTTCGCGCGCTACTGCCACTGTGGACGCTGCCGGCGGGCGCGCTCCGCCGCGCACGCCGCGAACATGGCGGTGCCGCTCGACGCCGTCCGCTACACGCGCGGCGCCGATCGCGTCGCCTCCTACAAGTTGCCGGAGGCGGACCGGTTCGCGCAGGCGTTCTGTCGAACCTGCGGCTCGCCGATGCCGCAGCCGTATGCGGCGCGCGGCATCGCCGTCGTGCCGATGGGCGCCCTGGACGACCCGCCGGGGGTCCAGCCGTCGGCGCACATCTTCGTCGACTCCAGGGCGCCCTGGTTCACGATCGCCGACGCGCTCCCGCAGCACGCCGCGTATCCGCCGGCGTAG